In one window of Candidatus Kaelpia imicola DNA:
- a CDS encoding MGMT family protein: MLKRKELKKLLKGLPKFKEMVYLKILEIPYGETRSYKRVAEEIGVSNRVRAVARAISENPYPFLIPCHRVIRSDGTPGGYMFGLEIKKKLLDLEKRVKSVIIEKSR; encoded by the coding sequence ATGTTAAAAAGAAAGGAATTAAAGAAACTTCTTAAAGGGTTGCCGAAGTTTAAAGAGATGGTATATCTTAAGATATTGGAGATTCCCTATGGAGAGACCCGTAGTTATAAACGGGTTGCAGAAGAGATTGGAGTTTCAAATAGAGTAAGGGCTGTTGCGAGAGCTATATCAGAGAACCCTTATCCTTTCCTAATACCCTGTCATCGAGTTATAAGGAGCGATGGAACCCCTGGCGGATATATGTTTGGTTTGGAAATTAAAAAGAAGTTACTAGATTTGGAAAAAAGAGTAAAATCCGTTATAATAGAGAAGTCTAGGTAA
- the prfB gene encoding peptide chain release factor 2 (programmed frameshift), with translation MRDNLIQRVVELKERFQELRVFFNLDKKNKHIAEIEEKISQPGFWDQGSINTSILKELKILKESVGDSKFLERELKDLKELIDISTDEEDNSLSLELKKVESEINRLEFKAYLSEPHDSGNAIMSIHAGAGGTESCDWTQMLIRMYSRWVEKRGYKIEMLDILEGEEAGVKNATFIIKGDYVYGFLKAEKGVHRLVRISPFDANKRRHTSFALVEVLPEVEDIEVNIDGKDLRIDTFRSSGAGGQHVNVTDSAIRITHNPTGIVVECQNERSQHKNKATAMKVLRSKLYDLNKEKQKEELQEMRVKGDIGWGYQIRSYVLHPYTMAKDHRTGLEVGNVQGVLNGNIDGFIEAYLKKR, from the exons ATGAGAGATAACTTAATACAGAGAGTGGTAGAGCTTAAAGAGAGATTTCAAGAACTGCGA GTTTTCTTTAACCTGGATAAAAAGAATAAACATATAGCAGAGATAGAAGAGAAGATATCTCAGCCTGGATTTTGGGATCAGGGCTCTATAAATACCAGCATCCTTAAAGAACTCAAAATCCTTAAAGAGAGTGTTGGAGATTCCAAGTTTTTAGAGAGAGAGTTAAAAGATTTAAAAGAGTTGATTGATATATCAACGGATGAAGAGGACAATTCTTTGTCTTTAGAGTTGAAAAAAGTTGAGTCAGAGATTAATAGATTAGAATTCAAGGCTTACCTAAGTGAACCCCATGATTCCGGCAATGCTATAATGTCAATCCATGCCGGGGCTGGCGGTACGGAGTCTTGTGACTGGACTCAGATGTTAATCAGAATGTATTCCAGGTGGGTTGAAAAAAGAGGGTATAAGATAGAGATGCTGGATATTCTAGAAGGTGAAGAGGCTGGTGTTAAAAATGCTACTTTTATCATAAAGGGCGATTATGTCTACGGTTTTTTAAAGGCTGAGAAAGGGGTTCATAGATTGGTGAGAATATCACCTTTTGATGCGAATAAGCGCAGACATACTTCTTTTGCATTAGTTGAGGTGCTGCCTGAAGTCGAAGATATTGAAGTTAATATAGATGGTAAAGATTTAAGAATTGATACATTCCGTTCTTCTGGTGCCGGCGGTCAGCATGTGAATGTAACGGACTCTGCAATACGAATAACGCATAACCCAACCGGCATTGTTGTTGAGTGCCAGAATGAACGTTCCCAGCATAAAAATAAAGCTACAGCTATGAAGGTCCTGAGATCTAAGCTTTATGATTTAAATAAAGAGAAGCAGAAGGAAGAGCTTCAGGAGATGCGGGTTAAAGGAGATATAGGCTGGGGTTACCAGATACGTTCCTACGTCTTACATCCCTATACCATGGCAAAAGACCATAGAACTGGATTGGAGGTTGGTAATGTCCAGGGTGTATTAAATGGTAACATAGACGGTTTTATAGAAGCCTATTTGAAGAAAAGGTAA
- the secA gene encoding preprotein translocase subunit SecA: MLNFIMKKIVGTQNERELKKLNPLVNEIDSYENEMQRLTDAELRLKTDKFRERLSAGESLEDILPDAFSVVREVAKRRLKMRHFGVQLIGGAVLHQGKIAEMATGEGKTLVATLSAYLNALNSKGVHIVTVNDYLAKRDRDWMGSIYESLGLTVGVIVHGQSHAQKKEAYNCDITYGTNNEFGFDYLRDNMVISQEDVVQRAHHYAIVDEVDSILIDEARTPLIISGPSEESVDKYYLADRVAKQLQARVIIDARNTQDGFTVIRTQDGREEKIPREEFNDSCDAIAEEKSNNSRITQKGEKKCEEILKIDSLWEEMPNAYSEPWSHYINQSLRARFLFKRDTHYVVKDGKVLIVDEFTGRLMPGRRWSDGLHQAIEAKEALKIEQENQTLATISFQNYFRMYQKLSGMTGTAATEAPEFNKIYNLEVIVVPPNKTLRRSQNPDVIYKSQREKFNAVVGDISQMYEAGRPVLVGTTSIEKSEIISELLKRRGVVHNVLNAKYHEKEAEIIAQTGRLKAVTIATNMAGRGTDILLGGNPEFLTKARLKQNNRDSNDITEEEFKKAAQEVSSLVEDEHKKVIELGGLHVIGTERHESRRIDNQLRGRSGRQGDPGSSKFYLSLEDDLMRIFGSERIAMIMDRLGIEDGEKIEHGLITRAIGTAQKRVESFNFEIRKHLLDYDDVMNKQRQAIYNERRGVLFNENLKEHIYEIIDEVLEYQIEIYISESELADNYDWDGLSKWLLDKFRVQITGDRLKERSLEGEREHKSSWHRIVTNCFEYLSTKMKEIYQDRERELEENEIRRLERMIFLHVIDMRWKQHLYGLDYLREGIGLRAYGQRDPLVEYRNESYAMFQEMAARIKLDVVEYLFKFHPRFRMASGGLIEKSAQDYKHEEVNQFQSLKKMKSESEDPTRLTPHEKLGVDRHQTYRRDNKKVGRNDPCPCNSGKKYKKCCYPKYG; this comes from the coding sequence ATGCTTAATTTTATAATGAAAAAGATCGTAGGAACCCAGAACGAAAGAGAGTTAAAAAAACTCAATCCTTTGGTTAATGAGATAGACTCTTATGAAAACGAAATGCAGAGATTAACCGATGCAGAGTTGCGTCTTAAGACCGATAAGTTTAGAGAGAGGCTTTCGGCTGGAGAGAGCTTGGAAGATATTCTACCCGATGCTTTTTCGGTTGTAAGGGAAGTTGCAAAAAGAAGACTGAAAATGAGACATTTTGGTGTCCAGCTTATAGGCGGAGCAGTGCTTCATCAGGGTAAGATTGCTGAGATGGCAACAGGTGAAGGTAAGACTCTCGTTGCGACACTCTCTGCTTATTTAAATGCTTTAAATTCAAAAGGCGTACATATTGTTACTGTAAATGATTATCTTGCTAAACGTGATAGGGATTGGATGGGTTCTATCTATGAATCTTTAGGCTTAACTGTAGGCGTTATTGTGCATGGACAGAGCCATGCTCAGAAAAAAGAAGCTTATAATTGCGATATTACCTATGGCACAAACAATGAGTTTGGGTTTGATTATTTAAGAGATAATATGGTGATATCTCAAGAAGATGTGGTTCAGCGAGCTCACCATTACGCTATAGTAGATGAAGTTGATTCGATACTCATTGATGAGGCAAGGACCCCTCTTATTATCTCGGGTCCTTCTGAGGAGTCAGTGGATAAATATTATCTTGCAGATAGAGTAGCTAAGCAGCTTCAGGCAAGAGTGATTATTGATGCAAGAAATACTCAGGATGGATTTACTGTAATCAGAACTCAGGATGGACGTGAAGAGAAGATTCCTCGGGAGGAGTTTAACGACAGCTGTGATGCTATAGCCGAGGAGAAGAGCAATAATTCTCGCATAACTCAAAAAGGTGAGAAAAAGTGTGAAGAGATACTGAAGATAGATAGTCTTTGGGAGGAGATGCCGAATGCTTATTCTGAACCCTGGTCTCATTACATAAACCAGTCTTTGAGAGCCAGGTTTCTATTTAAGAGAGATACTCATTATGTTGTAAAAGATGGCAAGGTTTTAATAGTAGATGAATTCACAGGCCGTCTTATGCCCGGGCGCCGCTGGTCTGACGGTTTACATCAGGCGATTGAGGCTAAAGAAGCTCTTAAGATAGAACAAGAGAATCAGACTCTTGCGACTATATCCTTTCAGAACTATTTCAGAATGTATCAGAAACTCTCCGGTATGACAGGGACGGCGGCTACGGAGGCCCCGGAGTTTAACAAGATATATAATTTAGAAGTGATCGTTGTGCCTCCCAATAAAACCTTAAGAAGATCGCAGAACCCCGATGTGATTTATAAAAGTCAGAGAGAGAAGTTCAATGCAGTTGTCGGTGATATTAGCCAGATGTATGAAGCGGGCAGGCCTGTACTTGTGGGAACTACATCCATAGAGAAGTCTGAGATTATAAGTGAATTATTAAAAAGAAGAGGAGTGGTTCACAATGTACTCAATGCTAAATACCATGAGAAGGAGGCTGAGATTATTGCTCAGACAGGAAGGCTTAAGGCGGTGACGATAGCGACAAATATGGCTGGCCGCGGAACAGATATTCTTTTAGGCGGTAACCCGGAATTTTTGACAAAAGCTAGATTAAAACAGAATAATAGAGATAGTAACGATATTACCGAGGAGGAGTTTAAAAAGGCAGCCCAGGAAGTTTCATCTTTAGTGGAGGATGAGCATAAAAAAGTAATTGAATTGGGAGGCCTTCATGTCATAGGAACAGAACGTCATGAATCAAGACGCATCGATAACCAGCTCAGGGGGCGTTCTGGCCGTCAGGGTGACCCTGGCTCTTCAAAATTCTACCTATCGTTAGAAGATGATCTGATGCGTATTTTTGGTTCTGAGAGAATTGCTATGATTATGGATAGGCTGGGCATTGAAGACGGCGAAAAGATAGAGCACGGTTTAATCACTAGAGCTATAGGTACGGCTCAGAAAAGGGTTGAGAGTTTTAATTTCGAGATCAGGAAGCATCTCTTGGATTATGATGATGTAATGAATAAGCAGCGTCAGGCAATATATAATGAACGCAGGGGCGTTCTGTTTAATGAAAATCTAAAAGAACATATTTATGAAATAATAGATGAGGTTTTAGAGTATCAGATAGAGATTTATATCTCTGAATCTGAACTGGCTGATAACTATGATTGGGATGGGCTCTCTAAGTGGTTATTGGATAAATTTAGAGTTCAGATTACAGGAGATAGATTGAAAGAGAGATCTTTAGAGGGTGAGAGAGAGCATAAGAGCAGCTGGCATAGGATCGTAACTAACTGCTTTGAATATCTGAGTACTAAGATGAAAGAGATTTATCAAGATAGGGAGAGAGAGCTGGAAGAGAATGAGATAAGAAGATTAGAGAGGATGATATTCTTACATGTTATAGATATGAGATGGAAACAGCACCTCTATGGCTTGGATTATTTAAGAGAGGGTATAGGTCTTAGAGCTTATGGGCAGAGAGATCCGTTGGTTGAATATAGAAATGAATCTTATGCGATGTTTCAAGAGATGGCTGCGAGGATCAAACTGGATGTTGTCGAGTATCTGTTCAAATTTCATCCCAGGTTTAGGATGGCTTCAGGCGGTTTGATTGAAAAATCTGCCCAGGACTACAAACATGAAGAGGTTAATCAGTTCCAGTCTTTGAAAAAGATGAAATCTGAATCTGAAGACCCAACTCGTTTGACGCCGCATGAGAAGCTAGGAGTAGATAGACACCAGACCTACAGGAGGGATAATAAAAAAGTAGGTAGAAATGATCCCTGTCCTTGTAATAGCGGTAAGAAGTATAAAAAATGCTGTTATCCAAAATATGGATGA
- the lnt gene encoding apolipoprotein N-acyltransferase has translation MLLSKIWMKIFLTVLLSALLTAAGFYYSDLFLLFSLTPLIYIGISTASLKRKFLLGYFWGIITFSFLSYWVIHITFLGFLAAIFYLALYPGLFTALISRNRKLTNPFYIATLWVSLEFLRSFLFTGFPWGFLGYAFWSRLNFIQIADLFGIYGISFAVVLINTALLYSFIEKNRRYKAVNFIIILLTIVCSFCYSRHRLNSLLPEGSINNVALIQTNVDSNLKWDPELYGDNLKRIRLLGLIAKERGAELIIFPETVLPYSWNRDKRVMDDIEDIVKELNSNLILGIPYYQDDKLYNSSLLFSKNGEVKGRYFKNHLVPFGEYLPCKKILSFLTEFYPVGYYSPGVDSNLLKYQDHYFSVLICYEDIFSDITRKAALSGASFLVNQSDEGWFKNSQEIYLNNQIAVFRAIESRRSLLRSTNTGITCLIDYKGRILSQLDPFRADVLMVAVPIYRELSFYSKYGLLLLIIIVFIFVLLYSAWSNKKTF, from the coding sequence ATGCTGTTATCCAAAATATGGATGAAAATCTTTTTGACTGTTCTGCTCTCTGCACTATTAACAGCAGCTGGTTTTTATTATTCTGACCTGTTTCTGCTCTTCTCTCTTACTCCTCTAATCTATATCGGAATAAGCACAGCGTCTCTTAAGAGAAAATTTTTATTAGGATATTTTTGGGGTATCATAACTTTTAGTTTTTTGTCATATTGGGTTATTCATATAACTTTTCTCGGGTTTTTAGCGGCAATTTTTTATCTCGCTTTATACCCCGGACTCTTTACAGCTCTAATTAGTAGAAATAGAAAATTGACTAATCCTTTTTATATAGCAACTCTATGGGTATCTCTTGAATTTTTGCGTTCTTTTCTCTTTACAGGTTTTCCTTGGGGTTTTTTGGGTTATGCTTTTTGGAGCCGTTTGAATTTTATTCAGATTGCAGATCTATTCGGTATCTACGGTATATCATTTGCAGTTGTTTTGATTAATACAGCGTTACTCTATTCATTTATCGAAAAAAATAGAAGGTATAAGGCGGTTAATTTTATAATAATCCTATTAACCATAGTCTGTTCTTTTTGTTATAGCAGGCATCGCTTGAACTCTCTTCTGCCTGAAGGTAGTATTAATAACGTTGCCTTGATTCAGACAAATGTGGATTCTAACCTAAAGTGGGATCCAGAACTGTATGGAGATAATTTAAAAAGAATCAGGTTGCTTGGGCTAATTGCAAAAGAGAGAGGGGCGGAACTTATAATATTTCCTGAGACAGTATTGCCCTATAGCTGGAATAGAGATAAGAGAGTTATGGATGATATAGAAGATATCGTCAAAGAGCTCAACAGCAATCTGATTTTAGGCATTCCTTATTATCAGGATGACAAGCTTTATAACTCATCTCTTTTATTTAGCAAGAATGGAGAGGTCAAAGGCAGGTATTTTAAGAATCATCTGGTGCCTTTCGGTGAGTATCTTCCATGTAAGAAAATATTATCTTTTTTAACGGAGTTTTATCCTGTCGGATATTATTCTCCCGGCGTAGATTCAAATCTTCTTAAGTATCAAGACCACTATTTTTCTGTTTTGATATGCTACGAAGATATCTTCTCTGATATTACAAGAAAAGCTGCTTTAAGCGGTGCCTCTTTTTTAGTTAATCAGTCTGATGAAGGTTGGTTTAAGAACAGCCAAGAGATATATCTGAATAATCAGATTGCGGTTTTCCGTGCAATCGAGAGTAGACGCTCGCTTTTGCGTTCAACAAATACAGGCATAACTTGCTTGATAGATTATAAGGGGCGTATATTAAGTCAATTAGATCCATTTAGGGCAGATGTTTTAATGGTTGCTGTTCCAATTTATAGAGAGTTATCTTTTTATTCTAAATATGGTTTATTGTTACTTATTATTATTGTTTTTATTTTTGTTTTATTGTATTCCGCTTGGAGTAATAAAAAAACGTTCTAA